Proteins from a single region of Mycetohabitans endofungorum:
- the ahpC gene encoding alkyl hydroperoxide reductase subunit C, translating into MSIINSRIKPFNATAYHNGQFVPVSDQTLKGKWSIIVFYPADFTFVCPTELGDLADRYAEFQQLGVEIYSVSTDTHFTHKAWHDTSDTIGKIAYPMIGDPTQAISRNFEVLVEEEGMALRGTFVVNPEGEIKLCEIHDNGIGRDAGELLRKVQAAQYVAAHPGEVCPAKWSPGAQTLKPSLGLIGKI; encoded by the coding sequence ATGTCGATCATCAACAGCCGGATCAAGCCGTTCAACGCAACCGCCTATCACAACGGTCAATTCGTGCCGGTCAGCGACCAGACACTCAAGGGTAAGTGGTCGATAATCGTCTTCTATCCGGCCGATTTCACCTTCGTCTGCCCGACCGAACTCGGCGATCTGGCTGACCGATACGCTGAGTTTCAGCAACTCGGTGTCGAGATCTACAGCGTATCAACCGACACGCATTTCACACATAAAGCGTGGCACGACACGTCGGACACGATCGGCAAAATCGCCTATCCCATGATCGGCGACCCGACGCAGGCGATCTCGCGCAACTTCGAGGTGCTCGTCGAAGAGGAAGGCATGGCGCTACGGGGCACGTTCGTCGTCAACCCGGAAGGCGAAATCAAGTTATGCGAAATCCATGACAACGGCATCGGCCGCGACGCCGGTGAATTGTTACGCAAAGTGCAAGCGGCCCAGTATGTCGCTGCGCATCCGGGCGAAGTCTGCCCTGCGAAATGGTCTCCCGGCGCGCAAACGCTCAAGCCGTCGCTGGGCCTGATCGGAAAGATCTGA
- a CDS encoding GNAT family N-acetyltransferase — protein sequence MSLQRAYVDDSKARTVGRGITLRRFDPRVDSYASLTAMLHRAFARLGAMELNCACVGQSVTSTMQRAQAGDCFVVAYGPTPIGTMTLYARDAESACAYYRLRDVATLRQFGIDPAWQGRGLGTMLLAFAEHWAATRGYAALALDTPYPASHLIAFYRSQGFRFVDVMRFADKCYDSAILSKPPVAARMLGQWDRRLMLARRTLAGAA from the coding sequence ATGTCATTGCAGCGCGCGTATGTCGATGATAGCAAGGCGCGGACAGTCGGACGAGGCATCACACTCAGACGGTTCGACCCACGCGTGGATTCCTATGCGTCGTTGACTGCCATGCTGCATCGTGCATTCGCTCGCCTTGGGGCCATGGAGCTAAACTGCGCCTGCGTCGGCCAGTCGGTCACCTCGACGATGCAGCGTGCGCAGGCCGGCGATTGCTTCGTCGTAGCATACGGCCCTACGCCAATTGGCACAATGACGTTGTACGCACGCGATGCCGAGTCCGCATGCGCTTACTATCGGCTGCGTGATGTTGCGACGCTGCGTCAGTTTGGCATCGATCCGGCATGGCAGGGACGCGGGCTCGGCACGATGCTGCTGGCGTTCGCCGAGCATTGGGCGGCCACCCGCGGCTACGCGGCGCTTGCGCTCGATACCCCGTATCCGGCATCGCACCTGATCGCGTTCTATCGTTCACAGGGATTTCGCTTCGTAGACGTGATGCGATTTGCTGACAAGTGCTATGACAGCGCCATCCTGAGCAAACCACCGGTTGCGGCACGGATGCTCGGTCAGTGGGATCGGCGACTGATGCTGGCGCGGCGCACGTTGGCCGGGGCCGCATAA
- a CDS encoding NAD(P)H-dependent oxidoreductase, whose translation MMAYKVAVIVGSIRVDSWNKKLAHALARLAGDRLECRFIDIATLPLFSEDLEVQMPEPVSRLKLDIEAAQALWFFTPEYNRGLPGVLKNAIDWASRPYGKSSFAGKPAAVAGASIGTIGTAIAQQQLRNVLAYLDVPTLGQPEVFLHVKDDTFNADGDIANARTKQFLQGFADRYVGWLDKLLK comes from the coding sequence GTGATGGCCTACAAAGTTGCGGTAATAGTCGGAAGTATCCGCGTGGATTCGTGGAACAAGAAGCTCGCGCATGCGCTCGCGCGGCTGGCGGGCGACCGGCTCGAGTGCCGGTTCATCGATATTGCCACGTTGCCATTGTTTAGTGAGGATCTGGAAGTGCAGATGCCGGAGCCGGTCAGCCGGCTAAAGCTTGACATCGAGGCGGCGCAGGCGTTGTGGTTCTTCACCCCCGAGTACAACCGCGGCCTGCCCGGCGTGTTGAAAAACGCGATCGACTGGGCCTCCCGTCCGTATGGCAAGAGCTCGTTTGCTGGCAAGCCGGCTGCGGTGGCAGGCGCTTCAATTGGCACGATCGGTACGGCGATCGCCCAGCAGCAGCTGCGCAACGTACTGGCGTACCTAGATGTGCCCACGCTCGGTCAACCCGAGGTCTTCCTGCACGTCAAGGACGATACGTTCAATGCCGATGGCGACATTGCGAACGCCAGAACGAAGCAGTTCTTGCAAGGTTTCGCCGATCGCTACGTCGGATGGCTGGACAAGTTGCTGAAGTGA
- a CDS encoding DUF1488 domain-containing protein has translation MEIIFVNTPPEFRDWNLTVGFTAKVDDRQVDCSISAEALKDHFGAESTDPGDLLAAFDRHRAAIEHAACNVLQGSGFNEILLRSGYLRFQQCREAARATQCG, from the coding sequence ATGGAGATCATTTTCGTCAATACACCGCCGGAATTCCGCGACTGGAATCTGACCGTGGGGTTCACCGCGAAGGTCGATGACCGACAAGTCGATTGCTCGATCTCGGCAGAAGCGCTCAAGGACCATTTCGGCGCGGAGTCAACCGATCCGGGCGACCTGTTGGCGGCGTTCGACCGGCACCGCGCGGCGATCGAGCATGCCGCATGTAACGTGCTTCAAGGTTCGGGTTTCAACGAGATCTTGTTGCGTAGCGGCTACCTGCGCTTCCAGCAATGCCGCGAAGCGGCACGCGCGACACAGTGTGGCTGA
- a CDS encoding DUF3564 family protein codes for MRLTILVNGSDPQTRDDLAVLWPDIDERVWSRESHSGIDLPSWGRLRDEDDTMLLCGPEENAPLCTLHGLRFGRGVRAAIEHGAAAWVSLRSGEPVDGRWHLQTVNCEAEPAEPSELRH; via the coding sequence ATGCGCTTGACAATCCTAGTTAACGGTAGCGACCCGCAGACTCGCGACGACCTCGCGGTGTTGTGGCCCGATATTGACGAACGCGTCTGGTCACGGGAATCGCACAGTGGCATCGATCTGCCGTCATGGGGACGGCTGCGCGATGAGGACGACACGATGCTGCTGTGCGGCCCCGAGGAAAACGCCCCACTGTGCACGCTGCACGGCTTGCGCTTCGGGCGTGGCGTGCGCGCCGCGATCGAGCATGGCGCCGCCGCCTGGGTCAGCCTCCGCAGCGGTGAGCCCGTGGACGGCCGCTGGCACCTGCAGACGGTCAACTGCGAAGCCGAACCGGCCGAGCCCAGCGAATTGCGCCACTAA
- a CDS encoding putative hydro-lyase — translation MDKHTHPYEFRRAARAGLYDQPTAGYCEGYVQANLMILPHEYAADFARFCALNPRACPLLAVGEVGSWNLPTLGEDIDIRTDLPRYTVYRNGKPSNSLTDLNKVWRGDLVVFALGCSFSFDHLLLKNGLPVRHIELGGSAPAFVSNIDNHRSGPFGGKLAVSMRPFSVAQTIQAIEITSRYPQVHGAPVHFGNPLEIGITDVGQPDFPGLSAVRTGEIPVFWACGLTPQVAVMAAELPFAIGHAAGHMLITDISIETLLS, via the coding sequence ATGGACAAGCACACTCACCCATACGAGTTTCGGCGCGCTGCACGGGCTGGTCTGTATGATCAGCCAACTGCCGGATACTGTGAAGGCTATGTGCAAGCGAATCTGATGATTCTTCCACACGAATATGCCGCTGATTTCGCGAGGTTTTGCGCACTAAATCCGCGCGCGTGTCCATTGCTTGCCGTCGGAGAAGTTGGCAGCTGGAACTTGCCAACGTTAGGCGAGGACATTGACATTCGAACTGACCTACCGCGATACACCGTGTATCGAAACGGCAAGCCCTCTAATTCACTGACCGACCTCAATAAGGTGTGGAGAGGTGACCTCGTCGTTTTTGCACTCGGATGCTCGTTTTCATTCGATCATCTGCTTTTGAAAAACGGTTTACCCGTGCGACACATTGAGTTAGGCGGAAGCGCTCCTGCGTTCGTTTCGAACATCGATAATCATCGAAGCGGTCCCTTTGGCGGAAAACTCGCTGTTTCGATGCGCCCGTTCAGCGTGGCGCAAACCATTCAAGCTATCGAAATCACAAGTCGTTATCCGCAGGTACACGGTGCGCCGGTTCACTTTGGCAATCCTTTGGAAATCGGAATCACAGATGTTGGCCAGCCTGATTTCCCCGGGCTGTCGGCCGTGCGAACCGGTGAAATTCCTGTCTTTTGGGCTTGCGGGCTTACCCCGCAAGTCGCCGTGATGGCAGCTGAGCTTCCGTTTGCTATCGGTCATGCTGCGGGGCACATGTTGATTACGGACATCTCAATTGAAACGCTTTTATCCTGA
- a CDS encoding class I SAM-dependent methyltransferase produces MEAQLLSTNHRTGDLSRQYDRFPDSYAQDAQDQNQDSSRLFHSLVPGDLTGLTVLDIGCGAGDDLHALGARGATLFGVEPSAQLCELARRCNPGATIVQASGESLPFDDQVFDVIVSKWALQTSPDLAAILAEIERTMVPGGSLVVLTKHPLRQYLEKIDTFGHGVDYFVQQVVASRIFDGQITLYEPTHTLQAYLSPNFLRVFDLRSFHEGSEFSAAQQLNGDTYPTYFALHALKR; encoded by the coding sequence ATGGAAGCGCAACTGTTGTCGACGAATCATCGGACCGGTGATCTGAGCCGCCAGTACGATCGCTTCCCTGACAGTTATGCGCAGGATGCGCAAGACCAGAACCAAGACAGTTCACGCCTATTCCACAGCCTGGTGCCCGGCGACCTGACTGGGTTGACCGTGCTGGACATCGGCTGCGGCGCGGGCGACGATTTGCACGCACTCGGTGCGCGAGGCGCGACGTTGTTCGGCGTGGAGCCGTCGGCGCAGTTATGCGAGCTTGCGCGACGCTGCAATCCGGGCGCGACTATCGTGCAGGCAAGTGGCGAGTCGTTGCCATTCGACGACCAGGTATTCGACGTGATCGTATCGAAATGGGCGCTCCAAACCTCACCCGATCTTGCCGCGATCCTCGCCGAGATCGAGCGCACCATGGTGCCTGGCGGATCGCTGGTCGTGCTGACCAAACACCCGTTGCGACAGTACCTGGAGAAGATCGATACATTTGGTCATGGCGTCGACTATTTCGTCCAGCAAGTCGTCGCATCGCGAATTTTCGATGGCCAGATCACGCTGTACGAACCGACGCACACGCTGCAGGCATACCTGAGCCCGAACTTCCTGCGCGTGTTCGATCTGCGAAGCTTTCATGAGGGCAGCGAATTTTCCGCCGCGCAGCAACTGAACGGTGATACTTATCCGACCTATTTTGCGCTGCACGCGCTCAAGCGTTGA
- the pip gene encoding prolyl aminopeptidase has translation MGNPSKTVQKTSDAEGMLDVGNGHSIYWRELGNPQAQPIVVLHGGPGGATSLGWADHLDATRWRIVFFDQRGCGRSTPFGELEHNGIVDLVGDIEKLREHLRIECWAVFGGSWGTTLALAYGSTHPQRCSGFLLRGVYLARKQDTDWFLWDVRRLYPDLHAAFLDVIEKASGQQPASARDVLALTQAPLARFDATGIELAHAWHRYETTLSVIRHDTVPGQDPVPEDTQARAAIAMALLERHYMADELPPSPPLLTRVSRIAHLPCHIVHGRFDMVCPADQAYALAAAWPRARLSLVDAAGHWTFDPGISAGLREAASRLRADLAG, from the coding sequence ATGGGCAACCCCAGCAAGACGGTGCAGAAAACAAGCGATGCCGAAGGCATGCTTGACGTCGGCAACGGCCATTCGATCTACTGGCGCGAATTAGGCAATCCGCAGGCGCAGCCAATCGTCGTGCTGCACGGCGGTCCCGGCGGCGCGACGAGCTTGGGCTGGGCCGACCATCTCGATGCGACGCGCTGGCGGATCGTCTTCTTCGACCAGCGCGGCTGCGGTCGCTCCACGCCGTTCGGCGAACTAGAGCACAACGGCATCGTGGATCTAGTGGGCGATATCGAAAAACTGCGCGAACACTTGCGGATCGAGTGCTGGGCCGTGTTCGGCGGCTCATGGGGTACGACGCTCGCACTCGCCTATGGCAGCACGCATCCGCAACGCTGTAGCGGATTTCTGTTGCGCGGCGTCTACCTGGCGCGCAAGCAGGACACCGACTGGTTCCTGTGGGACGTGCGGCGTCTGTACCCCGACCTGCATGCGGCGTTTCTCGATGTAATCGAAAAAGCCAGCGGCCAGCAGCCCGCCAGCGCGCGCGACGTGCTCGCACTGACGCAGGCACCGCTGGCGCGCTTCGATGCAACCGGCATTGAATTGGCGCACGCGTGGCATCGCTACGAAACGACGCTGTCCGTCATCCGGCACGATACGGTGCCCGGCCAGGATCCCGTCCCGGAGGACACGCAGGCACGGGCGGCCATCGCCATGGCGCTGCTCGAGCGGCACTACATGGCTGACGAACTGCCTCCGTCACCGCCGCTGCTCACGCGTGTCTCCCGTATCGCCCATTTGCCGTGTCACATTGTCCATGGCCGTTTCGACATGGTCTGCCCGGCCGACCAGGCCTACGCGCTGGCGGCCGCTTGGCCGCGCGCGCGGCTGTCTTTGGTCGACGCCGCCGGGCACTGGACATTTGATCCTGGTATTTCGGCCGGCTTGCGGGAAGCAGCCAGCCGGCTCCGAGCCGACCTTGCCGGTTGA
- the ahpF gene encoding alkyl hydroperoxide reductase subunit F, whose protein sequence is MLDATLKSQLKTYLEKVNRPIEIVASVDDSDKSRELLALLDDIASLSGHIRVNVRRDDEPRKPSFSIGEPGKPSGIRFAGIPLGHEFTSLVLALLQTGGHPLKLDDALIQQIRELDGDYQFETYFSLSCQNCPEVVQALNLMTLINPRIRHVAIDGALFQDEVQARQIMAVPMMFLNGELFGQGRSGIKDILAKLDSSASERTAQSLQNKPVFDVLIVGGGPAGAAAAIYAARKGIATGVVAERFGGQVLDTLAIENFVSVQETEGPKFATALEQHVTQYDVDIMDTQRADALIPGPVHQVRLASGAVLKAKTIVLATGARWREIDVPGEREYRNRGVAYCPHCDGPLFKGKRVAVVGGGNSGVEAAIDLAGIVSHVTLLEYGPQLRADAVLQRKLHSLSNVTVITQAQTTRIMGNGSKVDGLTYRDLRTGESQHIELAGVFVQIGLVPNTEWLKGTVELSTHGEIVVDAKGATSVPGVFAAGDVTTVPFKQIVIAIGEGAKASLGAFEHLIRHADPVVIEPLPASKLQAA, encoded by the coding sequence ATGCTCGACGCAACCCTGAAAAGTCAACTCAAAACGTACCTGGAAAAGGTCAACCGACCAATCGAAATCGTCGCATCGGTCGACGACAGCGACAAGTCGCGCGAACTGCTCGCGTTGCTCGACGATATTGCGTCGCTGTCCGGCCACATCCGTGTCAACGTGCGGCGTGACGACGAACCGCGCAAGCCGTCGTTCTCGATTGGCGAGCCGGGCAAGCCCAGCGGCATCCGTTTTGCGGGCATCCCACTCGGCCACGAGTTCACGTCGCTGGTGCTTGCGCTGCTGCAAACCGGCGGACACCCATTGAAGCTCGACGATGCGCTAATTCAGCAGATCCGTGAACTGGACGGAGACTACCAGTTCGAAACGTATTTTTCGCTATCCTGCCAAAACTGCCCGGAAGTCGTGCAAGCGCTCAACCTGATGACATTGATCAACCCACGCATCCGGCATGTCGCGATCGATGGTGCGCTGTTTCAGGATGAGGTCCAAGCCCGGCAAATCATGGCGGTGCCCATGATGTTCTTAAACGGCGAGCTGTTCGGTCAGGGCCGCAGCGGCATCAAGGATATCCTCGCCAAGCTGGACAGCAGCGCAAGTGAGCGCACGGCGCAGTCGCTACAGAACAAGCCAGTGTTCGACGTACTGATCGTCGGTGGCGGACCGGCGGGCGCGGCTGCGGCCATCTACGCCGCACGCAAGGGTATCGCCACGGGGGTGGTGGCCGAACGCTTCGGCGGGCAGGTGCTCGATACGCTAGCCATCGAGAACTTTGTGTCGGTGCAGGAAACGGAAGGACCCAAGTTCGCCACGGCGCTCGAACAGCATGTAACACAGTACGACGTCGACATCATGGATACGCAACGCGCCGACGCACTGATTCCCGGCCCCGTGCATCAGGTGCGGCTCGCCAGCGGCGCGGTGCTGAAGGCGAAAACCATTGTACTCGCCACCGGCGCGCGTTGGCGCGAGATCGACGTGCCAGGCGAGCGAGAATATCGCAACCGCGGCGTCGCCTATTGTCCGCACTGCGATGGGCCCCTCTTCAAAGGCAAGCGTGTCGCCGTCGTGGGAGGCGGCAATTCGGGCGTCGAGGCGGCCATCGACTTGGCGGGCATCGTCAGTCATGTCACGCTGCTCGAATACGGCCCCCAGTTACGCGCCGACGCGGTGTTGCAGCGCAAGCTGCACAGCCTATCCAACGTCACGGTGATCACACAAGCACAGACTACCCGGATCATGGGCAACGGTAGCAAGGTGGACGGGCTGACGTACCGGGATCTTCGCACAGGTGAATCGCAACACATCGAACTGGCGGGCGTGTTCGTGCAAATCGGCCTGGTACCCAATACGGAGTGGCTGAAGGGCACAGTCGAGTTGTCGACGCACGGTGAAATCGTCGTCGATGCCAAGGGGGCAACGTCGGTACCTGGGGTATTCGCTGCCGGCGACGTGACCACGGTGCCGTTCAAGCAGATCGTGATCGCCATTGGCGAAGGAGCGAAAGCGTCGCTCGGCGCGTTCGAACACCTAATCCGCCATGCCGACCCGGTGGTGATCGAGCCGTTGCCCGCCAGTAAATTGCAGGCGGCGTGA